Proteins from a single region of Trichoderma asperellum chromosome 3, complete sequence:
- a CDS encoding uncharacterized protein (EggNog:ENOG41): MVDISDIKYIERTKTANQSSNGEATPDASDKPIKLGDFSKLFSEFLKPAPHRNDSASDLSEESSYNEDESFPRSLVSSRASRLPPSASEHASEQSVHDASRTIRAQDASAHQPQPNFIRYNLRRDVQSIFANGYSTSVPYEPASSSSSSSFSAASTAVEHGASCHTSICGKGHRVVEQSVFLTSSHAEDPKCSAQSKIDKFPSRMGGELSLIEDKHQSLMMGLVPYRIRDAAMAEKHPDITSQGIHVFVDMSNIDIGYQTTLKESRSIHKSSRLSPLPHLNLQLLTKILIRDRPVAALNVCCSTLPGRSEPRYVQQLRELGYHIDLRERKRVNDGLFSAKAPETLRYVEDLVDETLQVRIAESVMEHFLKPGTIVLATGDAKPSVHSDGFFSYMQRALRMGWNVEVVSWRGSLSLKWTDRQWTSQWNGKFRVIELDEFLEILK; encoded by the coding sequence ATGGTTGACATTTCAGacataaaatatatagaacGAACTAAGACTGCTAATCAGTCAAGCAATGGCGAAGCCACACCTGATGCCTCGGACAAGCCGATAAAGCTTGGAGACTTCAGCAAGCTCTTCTCCGAGTTCCTCAAACCCGCTCCGCATAGAAATGACTCTGCTTCCGACCTGTCGGAAGAGAGCAGTTACAATGAAGACGAAAGCTTCCCACGAAGCCTAGTCTCCTCCCGGGCCAGCAGGCTGCCACCATCAGCCTCGGAACATGCTTCTGAGCAATCAGTACATGATGCCAGCCGGACGATCCGTGCCCAAGATGCCTCTGCCCATCAACCACAGCCCAACTTCATCAGATATAATCTCCGACGTGACGTGCAGTCCATCTTTGCGAACGGTTACAGTACCAGCGTTCCTTACGAGCcggcgtcatcatcatcgtcttcatctttttCAGCGGCCTCGACGGCTGTAGAACACGGCGCATCGTGCCATACCTCCATCTGCGGCAAGGGACATCGGGTTGTCGAACAGTCAGTCTTCCTGACAAGCTCGCATGCCGAAGACCCCAAGTGTTCGGCTCAATCCAAAATTGATAAATTCCCCAGTCGCATGGGCGGGGAGCTATCATTGATTGAAGATAAACATCAGTCGCTCATGATGGGTCTTGTCCCTTACCGCATCCGAGACGCTGCCATGGCAGAAAAACACCCCGACATTACATCCCAAGGCATCCATGTTTTCGTCGATATGTCCAACATCGATATTGGGTACCAGACTACATTAAAAGAGAGTCGATCCATTCACAAAAGCTCCCGTCTCTCGCCTTTGCCCCATCTAAACTTACAGCTTCTGACCAAAATTCTTATCCGTGATCGGCCAGTGGCAGCCCTTAATGTGTGCTGTTCTACCCTCCCAGGGCGTTCAGAGCCTCGATATgtgcagcagctgcgggaGCTGGGGTACCACATTGATCTGAGAGAACGTAAAAGGGTTAACGACGGGCTTTTCTCTGCAAAGGCGCCCGAGACCCTTCGTTATGTCGAGGATCTTGTGGATGAGACGCTACAAGTTCGCATTGCCGAATCCGTAATGGAGCATTTTCTTAAACCCGGCACAATAGTCTTGGCTACCGGGGATGCGAAGCCGTCTGTACACTCGGATGGGTTTTTCTCATATATGCAGCGTGCACTACGCATGGGTTGGAATGTCGAGGTCGTCTCTTGGAGGGGCAGTCTCTCCCTAAAATGGACCGATAGACAATGGACATCTCAATGGAATGGCAAGTTTCGCGTTATCGAACTAGATGAATTCTTGGAGATATTAAAGTAG